Proteins from one Rubripirellula tenax genomic window:
- a CDS encoding polyphosphate kinase 2 family protein — translation MDFKKLHQIEPGKSVKLKSIETKQGGPFKNKAEAVEFTADRNEKIRDLQYRMFVEQKQSLLIVLQAPDAAGKDGLIRKVLGQMNPQGCRTYPFKVPSEIERAHDFLWRIHQCTPATGMVSIFNRSHYEDVLVVRVEDLVPKKIWNERYEIINQFEANLVAAGTTILKFFLHISPEEQLERFKKRLDNPDKHWKLNTGDYAARDKWDQYREAYEDAIAKCNSKQSPWFVIPADNKWYRDASVAGIVHETLTQMDPKMPPVDVDLDEIRALYEREAAEQRS, via the coding sequence ATGGACTTTAAGAAACTTCACCAAATCGAACCCGGTAAATCGGTCAAATTGAAGTCCATCGAAACGAAACAGGGCGGACCGTTCAAGAACAAGGCCGAGGCGGTTGAGTTCACAGCCGATCGCAACGAAAAGATTCGCGATCTGCAGTATCGGATGTTCGTCGAGCAAAAACAGTCGCTCTTGATCGTGCTTCAGGCACCCGATGCGGCCGGCAAGGACGGACTGATCCGCAAGGTACTTGGTCAGATGAATCCGCAAGGTTGCCGTACCTATCCGTTCAAGGTGCCATCGGAAATCGAGCGAGCCCATGACTTTCTGTGGCGTATCCACCAATGTACGCCTGCGACGGGGATGGTTTCGATTTTTAACCGATCGCACTACGAGGACGTGCTCGTGGTTCGCGTCGAGGATCTAGTGCCCAAAAAAATCTGGAACGAACGCTACGAAATCATCAACCAATTCGAGGCAAACTTGGTGGCAGCCGGAACGACGATCTTGAAGTTCTTTCTTCACATCAGTCCGGAAGAACAACTAGAAAGATTTAAGAAACGACTTGATAACCCAGACAAACACTGGAAACTGAATACCGGCGACTACGCGGCTCGCGACAAATGGGATCAGTACCGCGAAGCTTACGAAGACGCGATCGCGAAGTGCAATTCTAAGCAATCACCGTGGTTCGTCATTCCGGCGGACAACAAATGGTATCGGGATGCTTCAGTTGCCGGGATCGTTCACGAGACGTTGACGCAAATGGATCCGAAAATGCCACCTGTCGACGTCGACCTGGATGAAATTCGAGCCCTTTACGAACGCGAAGCTGCCGAGCAACGATCCTAG